A genome region from Hevea brasiliensis isolate MT/VB/25A 57/8 chromosome 7, ASM3005281v1, whole genome shotgun sequence includes the following:
- the LOC110650673 gene encoding uncharacterized protein LOC110650673: protein MNAFKAFKAQVPIAWSPNLYITLVRGIPGTRRLHRRTLEALRLHKCNRTVMRWNTPTVRGMLQQVKRLVVIETEEMYKARKQNEANHQALGAPLVVNHSPAYTSNSS, encoded by the exons ATGAATGCGTTCAAGGCGTTCAAAGCCCAAGTCCCAATTGCATGGAGTCCTAACTTATACATAACCTTGGTGAGGGGCATTCCAGGAACTAGGAGACTTCACAGACGTACCTTAGAGGCATTGCGTCTTCACAAATGCAACCGTACCGTCATGCGATGGAATACTCCCACTGTTAGGGGAATGCTTCAACAG GTAAAGAGATTAGTTGTGATTGAGACAGAAGAGATGTACAAGGCCCGCAAACAAAATGAAGCAAACCATCAAGCTCTAGGTGCCCCATTGGTTGTGAACCACTCACCTGCGTACACAAGCAATTCTTCCTAG
- the LOC110650689 gene encoding endoglucanase 11 isoform X2, translating into MLSLPTRFKFHLTTLSLSLSSSSFPIPLHSQEGARKRTKMEKEKKNQPKPTKYVRNFCVFLFSFFTICKTGVAFDYADALTKSLLYFEAQRSGRLPYNQRVTWRDHSGLTDGLEQGVDLVGGYYDAGDHVKFGLPMAFTVTMLSWSVIEFRDQIARAGELEHALEAIKWGTDYFIKAHTSPNVLWAEVGDGHTDHYCWQRPEDMTTSRQAYKIDENNPGSDLAGETAAAMAAASILFKRTNPHYAHLLLHHAQQLFEFGDKYRGKYDASVEVVKSYYASVSGYMDELLWGAMWLYKATDNEEYLRYVINRAHCFGGIGWAITEFSWDVKYAGLQIMASKLLMDERHKEHRHILEQYKSKAEYYICSCLDKNNNGSNVERTPAGLLHIRQWNNMQYVSTASFLLTMYSGYLRGSNGSNPMNMSYLVGYGPKYPTRVHHRGASIVSYRENKGFIGCTQGYDNWYSRQEQNPNVLVGALVGGPDCQDNFSDQRGNYVQTEACTYNTAPLVGVFAKLLEMEDQTGGHDHNQPLIASY; encoded by the exons ATGCTCAGCCTTCCGACACGATTCAAATTTCATCTCActactctctctctttctctctcttcttccTCCTTTCCCATTCCACTTCACTCTCAGGAGGGAGCAAGGAAAAGAACAAAAAtggagaaggagaagaagaaccaACCGAAACCCACCAAATATGTtcgcaatttctgtgtttttctcTTCTCCTTCTTCACCATTTGTAAAACTGGTGTTGCTTTTGATTACGCTGACGCATTAACCAAGAGCCTCCTTTACTTCGAAGCACAGCGCTCCGGTCGCTTACCTTACAACCAGCGCGTCACTTGGAGAGACCATTCAGGCCTCACTGATGGCTTAGAACAAGGA GTGGACTTAGTTGGAGGATATTATGATGCAGGGGACCATGTCAAATTTGGGTTACCAATGGCATTCACTGTGACAATGCTATCGTGGAGTGTCATCGAATTCCGAGATCAGATCGCTCGCGCAGGAGAATTAGAACACGCATTAGAGGCCATTAAATGGGGGACTGACTATTTCATCAAAGCTCATACTAGCCCTAATGTGCTATGGGCTGAG GTGGGTGATGGTCACACTGACCATTACTGCTGGCAACGGCCGGAGGACATGACCACATCCCGGCAAGCCTACAAGATCGACGAGAACAATCCTGGGTCGGATCTCGCCGGAGAAACTGCAGCCGCAATGGCCGCCGCATCTATATTGTTTAAAAGAACAAACCCACATTACGCTCACCTCCTCTTGCACCATGCCCAACAG TTGTTTGAGTTTGGGGATAAGTATAGAGGAAAATATGATGCAAGTGTGGAGGTGGTAAAGAGCTACTATGCGTCGGTGAGTGGGTACATGGATGAGTTGTTGTGGGGAGCTATGTGGCTCTACAAGGCCACCGACAATGAGGAGTACTTGAGATACGTTATTAACAGAGCTCATTGTTTTGGCGGGATTGGTTGGGCCATAACAGAGTTTAGTTGGGATGTTAAATATGCTGGCCTTCAAATTATGGCTTCAAAG TTGCTCATGGATGAAAGACACAAGGAGCATAGACACATATTAGAGCAATATAAATCAAAGGCTGAGTACTACATATGCTCATGCCTTGATAAAAACAACAATGGAAGCAATGTGGAGCGAACTCCGGCGGGCCTTTTACACATCCGGCAATGGAATAACATGCAATATGTTTCTACAGCATCATTCCTTCTCACTATGTACTCTGGTTACCTACGAGGCTCCAATG GTTCTAACCCAATGAACATGAGTTATTTAGTGGGATATGGTCCTAAATACCCAACAAGGGTGCACCACAGAGGGGCCTCAATAGTGTCATATAGAGAGAACAAGGGGTTCATTGGTTGCACTCAAGGGTATGATAATTGGTATAGCAGGCAAGAGCAAAACCCCAATGTTTTGGTTGGGGCATTGGTTGGAGGACCTGATTGCCAAGACAATTTCAGTGACCAAAGAGGTAATTATGTGCAAACAGAGGCCTGCACATATAATACAGCACCATTAGTAGGAGTTTTTGCAAAGTTGTTAGAAATGGAGGATCAAACGGGTGGTCATGATCATAATCAGCCTTTGATCGCTtcttattag
- the LOC110650689 gene encoding endoglucanase 11 isoform X1, whose protein sequence is MLSLPTRFKFHLTTLSLSLSSSSFPIPLHSQEGARKRTKMEKEKKNQPKPTKYVRNFCVFLFSFFTICKTGVAFDYADALTKSLLYFEAQRSGRLPYNQRVTWRDHSGLTDGLEQGVDLVGGYYDAGDHVKFGLPMAFTVTMLSWSVIEFRDQIARAGELEHALEAIKWGTDYFIKAHTSPNVLWAEVGDGHTDHYCWQRPEDMTTSRQAYKIDENNPGSDLAGETAAAMAAASILFKRTNPHYAHLLLHHAQQLFEFGDKYRGKYDASVEVVKSYYASVSGYMDELLWGAMWLYKATDNEEYLRYVINRAHCFGGIGWAITEFSWDVKYAGLQIMASKLLMDERHKEHRHILEQYKSKAEYYICSCLDKNNNGSNVERTPAGLLHIRQWNNMQYVSTASFLLTMYSGYLRGSNGKLQCPNGLLDHKEILSFAKSQVDYILGSNPMNMSYLVGYGPKYPTRVHHRGASIVSYRENKGFIGCTQGYDNWYSRQEQNPNVLVGALVGGPDCQDNFSDQRGNYVQTEACTYNTAPLVGVFAKLLEMEDQTGGHDHNQPLIASY, encoded by the exons ATGCTCAGCCTTCCGACACGATTCAAATTTCATCTCActactctctctctttctctctcttcttccTCCTTTCCCATTCCACTTCACTCTCAGGAGGGAGCAAGGAAAAGAACAAAAAtggagaaggagaagaagaaccaACCGAAACCCACCAAATATGTtcgcaatttctgtgtttttctcTTCTCCTTCTTCACCATTTGTAAAACTGGTGTTGCTTTTGATTACGCTGACGCATTAACCAAGAGCCTCCTTTACTTCGAAGCACAGCGCTCCGGTCGCTTACCTTACAACCAGCGCGTCACTTGGAGAGACCATTCAGGCCTCACTGATGGCTTAGAACAAGGA GTGGACTTAGTTGGAGGATATTATGATGCAGGGGACCATGTCAAATTTGGGTTACCAATGGCATTCACTGTGACAATGCTATCGTGGAGTGTCATCGAATTCCGAGATCAGATCGCTCGCGCAGGAGAATTAGAACACGCATTAGAGGCCATTAAATGGGGGACTGACTATTTCATCAAAGCTCATACTAGCCCTAATGTGCTATGGGCTGAG GTGGGTGATGGTCACACTGACCATTACTGCTGGCAACGGCCGGAGGACATGACCACATCCCGGCAAGCCTACAAGATCGACGAGAACAATCCTGGGTCGGATCTCGCCGGAGAAACTGCAGCCGCAATGGCCGCCGCATCTATATTGTTTAAAAGAACAAACCCACATTACGCTCACCTCCTCTTGCACCATGCCCAACAG TTGTTTGAGTTTGGGGATAAGTATAGAGGAAAATATGATGCAAGTGTGGAGGTGGTAAAGAGCTACTATGCGTCGGTGAGTGGGTACATGGATGAGTTGTTGTGGGGAGCTATGTGGCTCTACAAGGCCACCGACAATGAGGAGTACTTGAGATACGTTATTAACAGAGCTCATTGTTTTGGCGGGATTGGTTGGGCCATAACAGAGTTTAGTTGGGATGTTAAATATGCTGGCCTTCAAATTATGGCTTCAAAG TTGCTCATGGATGAAAGACACAAGGAGCATAGACACATATTAGAGCAATATAAATCAAAGGCTGAGTACTACATATGCTCATGCCTTGATAAAAACAACAATGGAAGCAATGTGGAGCGAACTCCGGCGGGCCTTTTACACATCCGGCAATGGAATAACATGCAATATGTTTCTACAGCATCATTCCTTCTCACTATGTACTCTGGTTACCTACGAGGCTCCAATGGTAAGCTCCAGTGCCCTAATGGATTATTGGATCATAAAGAGATCCTCAGTTTTGCTAAATCACAAGTTGATTATATCCTAGGTTCTAACCCAATGAACATGAGTTATTTAGTGGGATATGGTCCTAAATACCCAACAAGGGTGCACCACAGAGGGGCCTCAATAGTGTCATATAGAGAGAACAAGGGGTTCATTGGTTGCACTCAAGGGTATGATAATTGGTATAGCAGGCAAGAGCAAAACCCCAATGTTTTGGTTGGGGCATTGGTTGGAGGACCTGATTGCCAAGACAATTTCAGTGACCAAAGAGGTAATTATGTGCAAACAGAGGCCTGCACATATAATACAGCACCATTAGTAGGAGTTTTTGCAAAGTTGTTAGAAATGGAGGATCAAACGGGTGGTCATGATCATAATCAGCCTTTGATCGCTtcttattag